The genomic window GTGTCACCCAATTCCCTTCAGGCAGTTGGCCGACGATTTCCGAATGGGCGTGTTGACCGATCTGGCGGATCAGCGTTTTACGGTAACCCTCCGGCATCCATTCCTTTGGTTCGATTTTTTCGTTGCGGTCGATCCGCTCCTGAAAGACGCGTTCCTCGGGGGTCATCCCCTCCGGGGACTTCATGCCTTCCGATTCCACCATCTGTGCATACATAGTCGTGCCTCCCTAAAAGGTTCAAATACGTTCGATAATCATGGCGATACCCTGCCCGACGCCCACACACATGGTGCAAAGCGCATAGCGCCCACCCGTGCGGTGGAGTTGTCGGGTCGCCGTCAGAACCAGACGCGCGCCTGACATACCCAGCGGGTGACCTATCGCAATGGCCCCACCATTTGCGTTTACATGGGCGGCGTCATCGGACAGGCCAAGTTCGCGCAGCACGGCAAGCCCCTGTGCGGCAAAGGCCTCATTCAATTCAATCACGTCCATCTGTTCAAGGCTCATTCCCGCACGCGCCAGAACCCGGTGTGTTGCGGGCACCGGTCCCACCCCCATGATGCGCGGCGCAACACCTGCCGCCGCCATGGCGACAACGCGCGCCTTAGGCGTCAGACCATTGGCCTTAGCCGCAGCTTCTGAGGCAACGATCACACCCGCAGCGCCGTCATTCACGCCGCTGGCATTGCCCGCTGTCACGCTCAGTTCCGGGCCGTTCACGCCACGCAATCTCGCAAGGCTCTCAGCCGTCGTACCCGGGCGCGGATGTTCATCGGTGTCTACAATCAGCGGATCGCCCTTGCGTTGCGGGATGCGGACTGGGACTATTTCCTCGGCAAACACACCAGCCGCCTGAGCCTTGGCCCAACGGGCCTGACTGCGCGCAGCAAACGCATCCTGATCGGCGCGGCTTATGCCGTACTCCTCGGCCACATTGTCAGCGGTTTCCGGCATTGAATGCGTGCCAAAAACTGTGTCCATCTTGGGGTTTTTGAACCGCCAGCCGATGGTCGTATCGTAAATCTCGGCATTGCGCGAAAACGCCGATGTGGCCTTGGCGACCACAAAGGGTGCCCGGCTCATGCTTTCAACGCCTCCCGCCAGCAAAATGTCTCCATCGCCAGCGCGGATGGTCCGGGCGGCAAGCCCGATGGCATCCATCCCCGACCCACACAAACGATTGACGGTGGTGCCCGGCACTTCGATCGGGACACCGGCCAAAAGTGCCGCCATGCGCGCCACGTTGCGGTTGTCTTCGCCGGCTTGGTTTGCACAGCCCAAGATCACGTCATCAATCTGTGCCCAATCCACGTCGGGATTGCGGTCGATCAACGCGCGCAATGGGATTGCGGCAAGATCATCCGCCCGCACCCCTGACAGCGCTCCGCCATATCGGCCGACCGGAGTCCGCACCGCATCACAGATGAAAGCTTCTGGCATATATATCTCCTCCGCCACGATTCGGTCCACCCCTCAAATTGATCGACCGATCGGTCGTTGATATAGATGAGCAAACATCACATGTAAATCAGAATTATTTTTTTTTTGTGATGTTTTGAGGTGCAGCGCTGCTAAAGCTGCCAACGAGTCATGCAAGCGACGCCCGTAACCGGGCAAGTCTGGTCAACGTGGCCTTGGTATCGCGTGGCAGAAATCCGCTCTGATTCTGGAACTGCGCGGCAATATGCCTGTCGGCTGCCGGAGAAAGCGCGAGATACAATCGCGTGAAAAGATCCTGGGCCGCATCGGCAGGCCATTCATCCGGGCAAGCATGCAGTGGCAGTTGCGGATCCGCCAACGCGGCACGCCGATAGTCATCGACAAGCCTTAGCCGCAATGTCAATGCCGTACTCCCACTGGCCGTCGCTTCATCAAGCCGCTCCATCAGATGAGCGTAGCGATCAATGACACGCTTGTAAGCGGTGGCGACATCGCACAGGGGCCAGTTCTGCGCAGCCAATGCAGGTATGTGTCCGGACACGGGATGCGCTTCAAAGATCACGCCATCAATGGCGCGCAAGTCGGTCCTTGCTGGAGCCAGAGCAACACCCGAGGCTAGACGCACCCATGGGAATGGCGCTTCGCCGCAAGCATCGGGCTCACGAAGCGCGACGAGCCAGCTTTCGGGTGTCGGGGGTGAATCGAAAAGAATGCGAGCGGCATCGCGAAATTCGGCTTGGGCAGCAGTCGAGAGGCGGTAAAAACTTTTGCGTCCCAAGCGCGCACCCTCCAGCCGTCCCGAACTGACGAGCCGCGACACGGCGGTGCGCACTAAGCTTTCGCTGATACCGTGTTCAGCACAACACTCAATGAGCGCGCCCATCCATAGCGTTCCGCCGCGAGGTTCAACCACGTCGCCGTATATCGTCACAATAAAATCGGGCGCGCGGGGGGGCGATACGGTGAGAAGAGGGTCGGTCATTCGGTTTTCACGTTATCCTGTTTATGACTCTTTAGTAATTTGCTTGAACCCGGTTACATACTGCCGACACGCGAGATCAGAAAATCTATGAGCGCACGGAGTCGACGCGGGAAAATTTTGGCCTCAGGAAAGACTATTCGGATCGGAATTGGTGCCAGCACATAGTCGGGTAAAACTTGTTCGAGTGCTGGCTTAGAATGAATAATCCAATCCGGTAAAATTGCCAGACCGACGTTTTGCCATGCAGCGCCTTCAGCAAAATCGACATCGTTCCCCTGCAACCTTGAGCAAATGGTGATCGACTGGCGTCCGTCCTCCGAGTCGAAGGTAAGCACATCAGATGGGTAAGCCCGTGGCACGAGGAGCGCATGCTGCTCTAGCTCGAGCGGAATCGACGGGCGCCCGTGATTTCTCAGATAGTCCGGCGCGCCCACCACAATCCAGTGATGATTGCTGAGCAAGCGCTGTCGGTACGGACCTTCCAGTGCTGGGGTGCCAATGATGGCGAGGTCAAGCTTTGCATCAAGCAGGTCTGGGGGGCGGCGGTGTAGCGTGACATCGACAGTCAGCCCGGGATAAAGCTCCAGGAACTCGATCAAGAGCGGTAGCAGCACTCGCCGACCGTACGAATGCGGCGCAGAAATTCGCATGGTCCCGGAGATACGCGGGAGCTCTCCGTGGGCGACGCGCATCACCTCGGCGCGGGCGTCCAACATGTGTCGTACATGAGGTATCAGTTCCTCCGCTTCTCTCGTCGGGTACATTCGCCGGGTGGAACGAATGAAAAGCTGAATTCCCAGAGAGGCTTCGAGCGCGGCGATCTGCTTGCTGACCGTAGCCTGCGGAACGTTCAATGCTCGTGAGGTCTGGGAAAAATTCCTGCGATCCATGAGTTCGGCGAAGATTTCGTAGGCCTGAAGCCGATCGCTCATATCGATTTATTCCATTTTTGATAAGTCATATGCGATAATTTATCTTTCATTGACCGACCTGTCGATCTATTTTTACACAGGAGATCAAGGGAGGAAGCTATGACAAAGAAAATTGCCATCATTGGTGCGGGCACTGCGGGGCTGCAACTGGGGCTCTACCTGCTGCAAAAAGGGATCACACCACGTCTGTACACAGACCGTGCTCCCGAGGACTACGCAGGTTCGCGATTGATGAACACGGTCGCCCACCACCATGTTACGGTCGAGCGTGAGGATATACTCGGATGCAATCACTGGCCATCGAAGGAATACGGCTATTTCGGTCACTACTACTACATCGGCACGCCGGACCCGATCCATATCTTTGGCGA from Celeribacter baekdonensis includes these protein-coding regions:
- the pcaF gene encoding 3-oxoadipyl-CoA thiolase, whose protein sequence is MPEAFICDAVRTPVGRYGGALSGVRADDLAAIPLRALIDRNPDVDWAQIDDVILGCANQAGEDNRNVARMAALLAGVPIEVPGTTVNRLCGSGMDAIGLAARTIRAGDGDILLAGGVESMSRAPFVVAKATSAFSRNAEIYDTTIGWRFKNPKMDTVFGTHSMPETADNVAEEYGISRADQDAFAARSQARWAKAQAAGVFAEEIVPVRIPQRKGDPLIVDTDEHPRPGTTAESLARLRGVNGPELSVTAGNASGVNDGAAGVIVASEAAAKANGLTPKARVVAMAAAGVAPRIMGVGPVPATHRVLARAGMSLEQMDVIELNEAFAAQGLAVLRELGLSDDAAHVNANGGAIAIGHPLGMSGARLVLTATRQLHRTGGRYALCTMCVGVGQGIAMIIERI
- a CDS encoding PaaX family transcriptional regulator; this translates as MTDPLLTVSPPRAPDFIVTIYGDVVEPRGGTLWMGALIECCAEHGISESLVRTAVSRLVSSGRLEGARLGRKSFYRLSTAAQAEFRDAARILFDSPPTPESWLVALREPDACGEAPFPWVRLASGVALAPARTDLRAIDGVIFEAHPVSGHIPALAAQNWPLCDVATAYKRVIDRYAHLMERLDEATASGSTALTLRLRLVDDYRRAALADPQLPLHACPDEWPADAAQDLFTRLYLALSPAADRHIAAQFQNQSGFLPRDTKATLTRLARLRASLA
- a CDS encoding LysR family transcriptional regulator produces the protein MSDRLQAYEIFAELMDRRNFSQTSRALNVPQATVSKQIAALEASLGIQLFIRSTRRMYPTREAEELIPHVRHMLDARAEVMRVAHGELPRISGTMRISAPHSYGRRVLLPLLIEFLELYPGLTVDVTLHRRPPDLLDAKLDLAIIGTPALEGPYRQRLLSNHHWIVVGAPDYLRNHGRPSIPLELEQHALLVPRAYPSDVLTFDSEDGRQSITICSRLQGNDVDFAEGAAWQNVGLAILPDWIIHSKPALEQVLPDYVLAPIPIRIVFPEAKIFPRRLRALIDFLISRVGSM